One Gammaproteobacteria bacterium genomic window, CCTACGGCAGTGAAGAAACTTGCTTTTTAAGTTGGGCAAGAGAGCTAGGTGTAGTACATACCTTAGACGGCTTGGGCATGCTGGTTGGCCAAGCTGCTGAAAGTTTTAGATTGTGGCGCGGTGTCAGTCCTGAAACGAAAAACGTATTAGATGATTTACGAGCGAGTTTATGAATCAAGGCATCTTGTTTAATGACGACATGAATTGGGACGAGACGGCGCAACAGGTTTCGTTTAGTGCTCAGTATGGTGGCGCATTAGTGCAATGTTATCTAAGTGCTACTTATTTAAAGACGCTAGCTATTAATAGTAGTGACAAGCAAGAGTTGATTAATCAATGTCAGTTGGTTCAATTTGATATTGAAGAAGATGCCCAGCAAGCGATTGATGATGAGCATCTGAATGATAAAAACGAATTGTGGCTCTAATGTTTTATAGCTGCGTTAAGTAGTCATTTTTCAACTCGACATAATTAACGGCTGATTTGGCTAAA contains:
- a CDS encoding DUF1488 family protein; this translates as MNQGILFNDDMNWDETAQQVSFSAQYGGALVQCYLSATYLKTLAINSSDKQELINQCQLVQFDIEEDAQQAIDDEHLNDKNELWL